The Betaproteobacteria bacterium nucleotide sequence GACCACGGACAACCTGGAGCGACGCAAGCGCGTTGCCTTCTCGCCGACCATCTTCGTCACCGGCACTAAGCTCATGGTGCGCAAGGGCGACGGCTACCGCGAGCTGCGCGACCTCAAGGGTCGCACCATCGTCGTCACGCGCGGCACGGTTCAGGATACGGCGCTGCGCAAGCTCGCCGAGCGCCAGCAGCTGAATCTGAACTTCGTGACGGGCGCGGACCACAGGGAATCGTTTCAGATTTTCGAATCGGGCAAGGCGGACGCCTGGGCCAACGACGACATTCTGCTCTACGGCATGCTGGCCGAGACCCGCACCGGCAACAAGTACCGCGTGGTGGGCGATTTCCTGACCTACGATCCGTACGGGCTGATGTTCAGGAAGGACGACCCCGAGTTCGCCCGGATCGTCGATGCCGCCTTCGGGAAGCTCGCCGAGAGCCGCGAGATCGTCTACATCTACAACCGGTGGTTCCTCAAGCGACTGCCGTCGGGCGTGCGTCTCGATTTGCCGATGAGCCCGCACCTGGAGGAGCTTTTCCGCATGCAGGGACTCCATGCCGATTGACTGCGCCAAGCGCGGTCGGATGGAAAAACCTTGCTCCAACCGCGGGTTAGCTTCTCCCGCGATTCCGCGATCAATCTCGCAGGTTATGCACAAAGCCGGCGGCGGCGGCTGACTTGTCGGGGTGATATGCATGCGTTCTGCGGGCGGCGATAACGCATTGTTTTGCGTTGCACCACGTCGGCTGCGGCGAATGCGACCCAGTCGTGTGGTGGGCCCGTCCGGCGCTCGCCGGGAACGGTGTTTTCCACAGGACTTTCCACAGCTTTCAGCGCTGCCGGCCCGCTAGGAACTGCAGGACAGCATCGAACACCCTGCGCGCTCCCGCGCCCAGTCCGGCCGCAGCTGGGCGAAGCGGTCGCGCCC carries:
- a CDS encoding amino acid ABC transporter substrate-binding protein, producing the protein MTHATSSADARGAPRGRPPLAGLVACRVFRQLVLTWLLAVCVAAPARSQGDEATHAASQYTGTLKRVQDTGTIRFGYRENSIPFAFRDASGKPVGYSLDLCEAIADAVSTELGREIRTEYRPVTPENRFDRVVAGDIDLECGSTTDNLERRKRVAFSPTIFVTGTKLMVRKGDGYRELRDLKGRTIVVTRGTVQDTALRKLAERQQLNLNFVTGADHRESFQIFESGKADAWANDDILLYGMLAETRTGNKYRVVGDFLTYDPYGLMFRKDDPEFARIVDAAFGKLAESREIVYIYNRWFLKRLPSGVRLDLPMSPHLEELFRMQGLHAD